One window from the genome of Diabrotica virgifera virgifera chromosome 6, PGI_DIABVI_V3a encodes:
- the LOC126886839 gene encoding zinc finger protein OZF-like — MEVKQEQNNFLEDEECNIKIEIVDYPVKTEIIEDFSESHSLNADADNSFDSWNPSDQKDVKVITENIKLEEDKLELIHENDSLHIKRRKGKLHISKMCSKLFNQAGDLETHHTGIKPHNCQICQKQFPSKARLKVHMRIHTGEKPYKCKICSKLFAQKSNLNTHMLKFHSGPKSHTCDICLKQFNKASDLEKHYITIHIGENPYNCETCCKQFASKNNLKVHMRIHTGEKPHKCEVCSKSFNQKSNLNIHMRKHTGQKSRTKEKLHNCEICFKPFISQSHLKAHMIIHTGEKPHKCEICYKTFNQKCNLNMHMTLHFGEKSHECEVCFKRFSKAGDLITHVRVHTGEKPYVCKICCKLFSQKSNLSAHMKLHIGETYHTCDICLKPFNEVHDLEKHVKIHIGENPHNCETCFKPFTSQSKLKIHMRIHTGEKPHKCEICSKLFNQKSNLNTHMKSHSIQKSHTGEEFHN, encoded by the exons ATGGAGGTAAAACAAGAACAAAACAATTTTCTTGAAGACGAAGAATGTAATATTAAAATAGAAATTGTTGACTATCCTGTGAAGACTGAAATAATTGAAGACTTTTCTGAGTCTCATTCTCTCAATGCTGATGCAGACAATTCTTTTGATAGCTGGAATCCTTCAGACCAAAAAGATGTAAAAGTTATTACAGAAAACATCAAATTAGAGGAGGATAAGTTGGAGTTAATTCATGAAAATG aTTCCCTccatataaaaagaagaaaaggAAAATTACACATATCTAAAATGTGTTCCAAACTGTTTAATCAAGCAGGTGATTTGGAAACACACCACACTGGGATAAAACCTCACAATTGTCAAATCTGTCAGAAGCAATTTCCTTCAAAGGCGCGTTTAAAAGTGCATATGagaattcacactggtgaaaaaccttataaatgtaaAATTTGCTCGAAGTTGTTTGCTCAGAAATCTAATTTAAATACACATATGTTGAAATTCCACTCTGGACCGAAATCTCACACGTGTGACATTTGTTTGAAACAGTTTAATAAAGCAAGTGatttggaaaaacattacattacaATACACATTGGAGAGAATCCTTACAATTGTGAGACATGTTGTAAGCAGTTTGCTTCAAAAAATAATCTAAAAGTGCACATGAGGATTCACACAGgcgaaaaacctcacaagtgtgaggTTTGCTCTAAGTCATTTAACCAAAAATCTAACTTAAATATACATATGAGAAAGCACACTGGACAAAAATCACGCACCAAAGAAAAACTTCACAATTGTGAGATATGTTTTAAGCCGTTTATTTCACAAAGTCATTTAAAAGCGCATATGATAATTCACACGGgtgaaaaacctcacaagtgtgaaatttgttataAGACGTTTAACCAAAAATGTAACTTAAATATGCATATGACTTtgcactttggagaaaaatctcACGAATGTGAGGTTTGTTTTAAACGCTTTAGTAAAGCAGGTGATTTGATAACACATGTTAGAGTTCACACAGGTGAAAAACCTTATGTATGTAAAATTTGCTGTAAGTTGTTTTCTCAGAAATCTAATTTAAGTGCGCACATGAAATTGCACATTGGAGAGACATATCACACGTGTGACATCTGTTTAAAACCGTTTAATGAAGTCCATGATTTGGAAAAACATGTTAAAATACACATTGGAGAAAATCCTCACAATTGTGAGACATGTTTTAAGCCGTTTACTTCACAAAGTAAGCTAAAGATTCATATGAGAATTCACACAGgtgaaaaacctcacaagtgtgaaatttgttctaagctgTTTAACCAAAAATCTAATTTAAATACACATATGAAATCGCACAGTATACAAAAATCACACACTGGAGAAGAATTTCACAATTGA